A genomic stretch from Methanocella sp. includes:
- a CDS encoding J domain-containing protein: protein MNDAAGIVPMPDDLYSILGLTPGCTVDEIKQAYYKLAKQFHPDVNASPAAVETMKRINNAYAVLSDPEKRRSYDEWYISRPRPEYRRRQTAERRYSYREPAPKADPNINYHSVSRTSSRVKAYALVMAVVLLSMSYLFILPLVHNNPGDSPVFTYSPKIPVATPVAASQAAAVQRMPVTTTPIPHISPCPTPAITPTPIPTATAVPSAGQKASVFPVLMAKSGIVKGRITEPGAGIWPGDIYVAICDANDKAIRYYQTFTGPGGYFQLIPVNNTMGLDGVIEERYVLYARDNQTKSEACSRPFGVGPYAIVTEDLSLS, encoded by the coding sequence ATGAACGATGCCGCTGGTATCGTCCCCATGCCCGACGACCTTTATTCGATCCTTGGCTTAACGCCCGGCTGTACCGTGGATGAGATAAAGCAGGCCTACTATAAGCTGGCAAAACAGTTCCATCCCGATGTCAACGCGTCGCCCGCGGCCGTCGAAACGATGAAGCGGATCAATAATGCCTACGCGGTCCTGTCGGACCCGGAGAAAAGGCGATCGTATGACGAGTGGTATATCTCCCGCCCACGCCCCGAATACCGTCGCCGGCAAACGGCAGAACGCCGATATTCATACCGGGAGCCGGCCCCGAAGGCCGATCCGAACATTAACTATCATAGCGTATCTCGTACGAGTAGCCGGGTAAAAGCATATGCCCTCGTTATGGCTGTCGTGCTCCTGAGCATGTCATATTTATTTATTCTTCCGCTCGTCCATAACAACCCTGGCGATTCTCCCGTCTTCACATATTCCCCAAAGATCCCTGTCGCAACACCTGTCGCAGCCTCGCAGGCAGCCGCAGTCCAAAGGATGCCGGTGACCACGACCCCTATTCCTCATATATCGCCCTGCCCGACTCCTGCCATTACGCCAACCCCCATCCCGACGGCGACTGCCGTGCCGTCGGCCGGCCAAAAGGCCTCCGTATTCCCCGTTCTCATGGCCAAGTCGGGCATTGTCAAGGGCAGGATCACAGAGCCTGGGGCGGGTATTTGGCCGGGCGATATATATGTCGCCATTTGCGATGCGAACGATAAGGCGATCCGGTACTATCAGACGTTCACCGGCCCCGGTGGTTACTTCCAGCTCATTCCCGTCAACAATACAATGGGCCTGGACGGCGTGATAGAAGAGCGCTACGTGCTCTACGCCCGGGATAACCAGACGAAGAGCGAGGCGTGCTCGCGGCCTTTCGGCGTCGGGCCCTATGCTATCGTGACCGAGGATCTGTCGCTCTCCTGA
- a CDS encoding phosphate-starvation-inducible PsiE family protein, translating to MAPSSNPDYDSTIAGFLDKVESAVYLLVSIFLVLLALMTLIIVGKDMASFVSQQYGLDTLVLVLNDLLVTLIIAELIQTVIVYFKSHKLELKLILAAGLTAMIRHILVFGVEKSITWEDMAVTALLILVIIVGIYLIGEKKVST from the coding sequence ATGGCACCTTCCAGCAACCCGGACTATGACAGCACCATCGCCGGCTTTCTCGATAAGGTCGAGTCCGCCGTATACCTGCTCGTATCGATATTTCTCGTCCTGCTTGCGCTGATGACGCTTATAATCGTAGGCAAGGACATGGCGAGCTTCGTTAGCCAGCAGTACGGCCTGGATACGCTCGTTCTGGTGCTGAACGACCTGCTCGTGACCCTCATCATCGCGGAGCTAATACAGACAGTCATTGTATATTTTAAAAGCCACAAGCTGGAGCTGAAGCTCATCCTGGCGGCAGGCCTGACGGCCATGATCCGGCATATCCTGGTCTTCGGCGTGGAGAAGAGCATCACCTGGGAGGACATGGCCGTGACCGCGCTGCTCATTCTCGTCATCATCGTCGGCATCTACCTGATCGGCGAAAAGAAGGTCTCGACCTAG
- a CDS encoding pyridoxal phosphate-dependent aminotransferase — translation MKLSPKAERIPPFFVMDVLERAQELERSGRSIIHLEVGEPDFITPPHIIEAAGEALRRGETKYTHSLGLLELREAVAFTYKEKFGVDIVPDQVIVNSGTSPAMLLLFMGLLEPGGEVIMSRPHYACYPNFVDGVGGRAVFAQTKEEGGFRLEPDIVKELIGPRTKAVLINSPANPTGHVMDANEYKDLCEAAGNVPVISDEIYQGLVYKGEDHSILEFTDNAFVLNGFSKLYAMTGWRLGYLIAPKDCVRPLQKLQQNFFICANSFVQHAGVAALRGPQDHIKAMVAEYDRRRKYMLRRLGKIGLPVKSEPAGAYYILTDAKQYSNDSLSFSRDILEKAGVAVTPGLDFGAEGYLRFSYSNSMENIGEGMDRLDKYLHGL, via the coding sequence ATGAAGTTATCGCCAAAAGCCGAAAGGATACCTCCATTTTTCGTGATGGACGTCCTGGAGCGCGCCCAGGAGCTGGAGCGCTCGGGCCGGAGCATTATCCACCTGGAGGTCGGCGAACCCGATTTTATAACACCGCCCCATATTATCGAGGCGGCCGGCGAGGCTTTACGTCGGGGCGAGACAAAATACACTCACAGCCTCGGCCTCTTAGAGCTACGGGAAGCCGTCGCATTTACCTATAAAGAAAAGTTCGGCGTGGATATCGTTCCGGACCAGGTCATCGTAAACTCGGGCACGAGCCCGGCGATGCTTCTTTTATTCATGGGGCTGCTTGAGCCTGGCGGTGAGGTGATCATGTCCAGGCCGCATTATGCCTGTTATCCCAACTTCGTCGATGGGGTGGGCGGCAGGGCCGTGTTCGCCCAAACGAAAGAAGAGGGCGGGTTCCGGCTAGAGCCGGATATTGTAAAAGAGCTAATAGGCCCGAGGACAAAGGCGGTCCTCATCAACTCGCCGGCCAACCCCACGGGCCACGTCATGGATGCGAATGAATACAAAGATCTATGCGAGGCGGCCGGGAACGTGCCAGTCATTTCGGACGAGATATACCAGGGCCTCGTCTACAAAGGCGAGGACCATTCCATCCTCGAATTTACGGATAACGCCTTCGTGCTCAACGGGTTCTCAAAATTATATGCCATGACCGGCTGGCGGCTTGGGTACCTCATAGCCCCGAAAGACTGCGTTCGCCCTCTGCAAAAACTCCAGCAGAATTTCTTCATCTGCGCCAACAGCTTCGTGCAGCACGCCGGCGTGGCCGCCCTGAGGGGGCCGCAGGACCACATTAAGGCGATGGTCGCGGAGTATGACCGGCGCCGGAAATACATGCTCCGCAGGCTCGGGAAGATAGGCCTGCCCGTAAAAAGCGAGCCCGCCGGGGCCTACTATATCCTCACGGACGCGAAACAATATAGTAACGACTCTCTCAGCTTCAGCCGTGATATTCTCGAAAAGGCGGGCGTCGCAGTGACTCCCGGCCTGGACTTCGGGGCGGAAGGGTACCTGCGGTTCTCTTATTCCAACAGCATGGAGAACATCGGGGAAGGCATGGACCGGCTGGATAAATACTTGCACGGGCTTTAA
- a CDS encoding ATP-binding protein: protein MLSRKKLSGRGLGLYLILTFLSQFYGRLHIMDRVPGDSSRGARFVVLLPAA from the coding sequence TTGCTCTCCCGCAAGAAGCTTAGCGGGCGGGGACTGGGCCTGTACCTGATCCTCACGTTCTTAAGTCAGTTCTACGGCCGCCTCCACATCATGGACCGCGTGCCGGGCGACTCTTCACGGGGAGCCCGTTTCGTTGTCCTGCTCCCGGCCGCATGA
- a CDS encoding ATP-dependent 6-phosphofructokinase — protein sequence MNATIRAVTRVAAFKGFNVLGFCRGWEGLISDLVKPMSARSVSGIINLGGTILHTTRCPHIRTKAGLAKAAARLAEYDVDGLVVIGGDGSFRAAMALSELTDTPMVGIPATIDNDIYGTDETVGFDTAVNTAVAEIDKIRDTAISLDRIFVVEVMGRSRGFLAAMVGLTVGAEIILVPELPVREDEIFSVIKDNVSKGKRSAIIVAAEGIGDTRALSSAIEKNTGLETRLSILGYAQRGGSPTARSRYLASEFGKKAVELLAEGKSNCIVGLQNGKITSIGLRESAGASKPLDESILRLASILAT from the coding sequence ATGAACGCGACCATACGTGCCGTCACCCGAGTTGCCGCCTTCAAAGGCTTCAATGTCCTGGGCTTCTGCCGGGGCTGGGAAGGCCTCATATCGGACCTCGTAAAGCCCATGAGCGCACGGTCCGTCAGCGGCATCATTAACCTGGGAGGCACAATCCTTCATACGACCAGATGCCCCCACATCAGGACGAAGGCGGGTCTGGCAAAGGCGGCCGCCCGGCTTGCGGAATACGACGTCGACGGCCTCGTTGTCATCGGTGGCGACGGATCTTTCCGGGCAGCAATGGCGTTAAGCGAGCTGACCGACACGCCCATGGTCGGCATACCGGCGACCATCGACAACGACATATACGGTACGGACGAGACCGTCGGCTTTGACACGGCCGTCAACACGGCGGTCGCAGAGATAGATAAGATCCGGGACACCGCTATATCTCTGGACCGCATATTCGTAGTCGAAGTCATGGGCCGTAGCAGGGGCTTCCTGGCCGCCATGGTGGGCCTGACGGTGGGAGCAGAGATCATTCTCGTGCCCGAATTGCCTGTCCGTGAGGACGAGATATTCAGTGTCATAAAGGATAATGTCTCAAAAGGAAAACGTTCTGCCATCATCGTCGCAGCGGAAGGCATTGGCGATACGAGGGCGCTATCCTCGGCCATTGAAAAGAACACGGGCCTAGAGACGAGGCTCAGCATCCTGGGCTATGCCCAGCGGGGAGGCAGCCCTACAGCGCGCAGCCGATACCTGGCCAGCGAGTTCGGCAAAAAGGCCGTAGAGCTTCTGGCGGAAGGAAAAAGCAACTGCATTGTCGGCCTGCAGAACGGTAAAATCACCAGCATAGGCCTCAGGGAATCGGCCGGGGCGTCAAAGCCGCTTGACGAGAGCATCCTCAGGCTGGCAAGCATTCTTGCGACTTAG
- a CDS encoding flavodoxin family protein, which yields MAYDWIFDRLDDEKISRRTVLKAGIATGVGIAGLSVAGCAGPSVTPSPTVTPLPAPTTGVGNITNTGARTMANVIYYTMTGNTKKMADVIAEELGVTAVSVKDVTGVPSNGILFLGSGCYGGKPGDAMVKFIANNDFRGRRVALFGTSGGGVGQETQAMVEALKQKEAIVLGSYDRTGTTFVFINSGHPDRNDLEGARRFAREMAALSSQ from the coding sequence ATGGCTTACGATTGGATCTTTGACAGGCTCGACGATGAGAAGATATCGCGTAGAACCGTGCTGAAAGCCGGCATCGCAACGGGAGTGGGCATCGCCGGCTTATCCGTTGCCGGGTGCGCGGGCCCTTCCGTGACGCCCTCGCCCACCGTAACCCCATTACCCGCGCCGACTACCGGCGTCGGCAATATAACGAATACCGGGGCAAGGACAATGGCAAACGTGATCTACTATACCATGACGGGAAATACGAAAAAAATGGCAGACGTGATCGCGGAAGAGCTCGGCGTCACGGCCGTCAGTGTAAAGGATGTGACGGGGGTCCCGTCAAACGGGATCCTGTTCCTGGGCTCTGGCTGCTATGGCGGCAAGCCCGGCGACGCCATGGTGAAGTTCATCGCGAATAACGATTTCAGGGGGCGGAGGGTGGCCCTTTTTGGCACATCCGGCGGTGGCGTTGGGCAGGAAACACAGGCCATGGTGGAAGCGTTAAAACAAAAAGAGGCCATAGTCCTGGGCAGTTATGATAGAACGGGGACCACCTTCGTGTTCATCAACTCCGGCCACCCGGACCGTAATGACCTGGAAGGCGCACGAAGGTTCGCGAGGGAGATGGCGGCGCTTAGTAGTCAATGA
- the truA gene encoding tRNA pseudouridine(38-40) synthase TruA, whose translation MKCAYKLAYIGTNFSGSQVQPGRRTVEGELKAALASKGVIGDKAKIEFSGRTDAGVHALGQVIAFKPHNLKLTEPRIINSVLPDDMWVYARADVPDDFDPRRGAASRTYRYILYAPDVIERRIVTHSQLFLGTHDFTNFSSVEPNKNPVRTIKRISVTKRSDIYVIDIEADSFLWNMVRKIVTGLRLVGSNKRPAQWIGQMLKPEEHREGIPPALAVGLYLMKVDYPGVVFVEEDYSKGRAYQRILHSYEWQRTMAEVYGEFKDAMK comes from the coding sequence CTGAAGTGCGCCTATAAGCTTGCCTACATTGGCACTAATTTCTCCGGCTCGCAGGTGCAGCCCGGCCGCAGGACCGTTGAAGGCGAGCTTAAAGCTGCCCTGGCCTCGAAGGGGGTCATCGGCGATAAGGCAAAGATCGAGTTCTCGGGCCGCACGGATGCGGGCGTCCACGCGCTGGGGCAGGTCATAGCTTTTAAGCCACATAACCTGAAGCTCACCGAGCCCCGGATCATCAATTCGGTATTACCGGACGATATGTGGGTATACGCAAGGGCCGATGTGCCCGACGATTTCGACCCCCGCCGCGGCGCGGCCAGCCGCACTTACCGATATATTCTCTATGCTCCCGACGTCATCGAGCGCCGCATTGTCACTCACTCCCAGCTTTTCCTCGGCACGCATGACTTCACGAACTTTTCCAGTGTCGAGCCCAACAAGAACCCGGTGCGGACTATAAAAAGAATCTCGGTAACGAAGCGTTCCGACATATATGTCATAGACATCGAAGCGGACTCGTTCTTGTGGAACATGGTACGCAAGATCGTGACGGGCCTCCGGCTCGTCGGCTCGAACAAGCGGCCCGCTCAGTGGATCGGGCAGATGCTGAAGCCTGAAGAGCACAGGGAGGGTATACCGCCCGCCCTTGCTGTCGGCCTTTACCTGATGAAAGTCGACTATCCCGGCGTCGTGTTCGTCGAAGAGGACTATTCTAAAGGCAGGGCGTATCAGCGCATACTTCATTCTTACGAGTGGCAGCGTACGATGGCCGAAGTGTATGGCGAGTTCAAGGACGCGATGAAATAA
- a CDS encoding F420-dependent methylenetetrahydromethanopterin dehydrogenase, producing MTARVGIVKLGNLGTSRYIDLILDERADRDVYVRTVGTGAKLGEAEADEAVAKILEFKPQLCIVISPNGALPGPTKAREAIKAAGVPTIAISDVPMMKVKDDLKAKGLGYFIVKCDSMIGARRQFLDPTEMVLFNADMTKVLAETGVVRLIQTELDKCIEQINAGQAPTVPQIVVDAAKAVPMAGYKNPYAQAKAFAAFAAAEKVGDLDLLGCFMQKEMEQYVITVASAHELLRTAALLCDQARELEKAGDSVKRTPHAADGKVLGKTTLVSKPE from the coding sequence ATGACCGCAAGAGTTGGAATCGTTAAGCTAGGAAACCTTGGAACCTCAAGGTACATAGACCTCATTCTCGATGAGAGGGCAGACAGAGACGTTTACGTAAGGACCGTCGGCACCGGCGCAAAGCTGGGCGAGGCGGAGGCAGACGAGGCAGTCGCAAAGATCCTCGAGTTTAAGCCCCAGCTGTGTATTGTCATCAGCCCGAACGGCGCATTACCCGGCCCGACCAAGGCCAGGGAGGCCATCAAGGCCGCCGGCGTACCGACGATCGCTATTTCGGACGTCCCCATGATGAAGGTCAAGGACGACCTCAAGGCGAAGGGCCTGGGCTACTTCATCGTCAAGTGCGACTCGATGATCGGCGCCCGCAGGCAGTTCCTGGACCCCACCGAAATGGTCCTGTTCAATGCGGACATGACCAAGGTGTTAGCGGAAACTGGTGTCGTCAGGCTCATCCAGACCGAGCTCGACAAGTGCATTGAGCAGATCAACGCCGGCCAGGCACCCACCGTGCCCCAGATCGTCGTCGATGCCGCCAAGGCAGTCCCGATGGCGGGCTACAAGAACCCGTACGCACAGGCAAAAGCGTTCGCAGCATTCGCTGCCGCCGAGAAAGTCGGCGACCTCGACCTGCTCGGCTGCTTCATGCAGAAGGAAATGGAGCAGTACGTCATCACCGTCGCCAGCGCCCACGAGCTGTTAAGGACCGCCGCGCTGCTGTGCGACCAGGCAAGGGAGCTCGAGAAGGCCGGCGACTCGGTCAAGAGGACCCCGCACGCCGCCGACGGCAAGGTCTTAGGCAAGACCACGCTGGTATCCAAGCCCGAGTAA
- a CDS encoding nitroreductase family protein, producing MDVFEAIKSRKSIRSYADKDVEEEKLQKVLEAGRLAPSAKNRQEWRFIVVRDRETRKKLAVAAMGQRSVEQAPVTLVGCAVGTDYYMPCGQLAYTVDVSIALSFMMLEATELGLGTCWLGAFHEDAVKEILNIPDAMRVVAVMPLGYPAESVGGTAKNSIMRIVSTGSYRKPLDEIVYREKY from the coding sequence ATGGACGTTTTCGAGGCGATCAAGAGCCGGAAGAGCATCCGGTCGTATGCCGATAAGGACGTGGAGGAAGAGAAGCTGCAAAAAGTTCTCGAGGCGGGGAGGCTGGCGCCCTCCGCGAAGAACCGGCAGGAATGGCGGTTTATCGTCGTGCGGGACCGGGAGACCAGAAAAAAGCTCGCCGTAGCGGCGATGGGCCAGAGGTCCGTCGAGCAGGCGCCGGTGACGCTGGTCGGGTGCGCGGTCGGGACGGACTACTATATGCCCTGCGGACAGCTCGCCTACACCGTCGATGTTTCCATTGCCCTGTCGTTCATGATGCTGGAGGCCACGGAGCTGGGACTGGGCACCTGCTGGCTGGGCGCCTTTCACGAGGACGCGGTCAAGGAGATCCTGAACATACCCGACGCTATGCGGGTCGTCGCCGTCATGCCTTTAGGCTACCCCGCGGAGAGCGTGGGCGGAACGGCGAAAAATAGCATAATGCGGATAGTATCGACGGGCTCATACCGGAAACCGCTGGACGAGATCGTTTATCGAGAAAAGTATTAG
- a CDS encoding tetratricopeptide repeat protein: MINEDIIDYIVAARLNPNDPKVHDRLGYVFFSRGLFYKALDEFKKAIQLESNDIHAHNGLGHVFDRIGMFDEAIKEYTVAIHMSPNNPQFHYGLGQVLRKKGASDDAVKEYKEALRIRSDFPEAHYALGHVYKNRGALDDAVQEYQEALRLKPDFPEAHYTLGLVFYKKGLMSESIYEFNEAIRLNPDFKEARFYLQNIHKNILKGI; the protein is encoded by the coding sequence ATGATTAACGAGGATATTATTGACTATATAGTGGCTGCCAGACTAAATCCGAATGATCCAAAGGTCCATGACCGACTTGGTTATGTCTTTTTCAGTCGAGGGTTATTTTATAAGGCCTTAGATGAATTTAAAAAAGCCATTCAGCTAGAATCTAATGACATACATGCTCATAATGGTTTAGGGCATGTATTCGATAGAATAGGGATGTTCGACGAGGCTATAAAAGAGTACACGGTGGCAATCCATATGAGCCCCAATAATCCACAATTTCACTATGGCCTTGGGCAAGTCCTTAGAAAAAAGGGTGCATCGGATGATGCGGTAAAGGAATATAAGGAGGCTTTAAGGATAAGATCGGATTTTCCAGAAGCTCATTATGCACTGGGACACGTCTATAAAAATCGGGGAGCGCTGGACGATGCGGTGCAAGAATACCAGGAGGCCTTAAGGCTTAAGCCGGATTTCCCGGAAGCCCACTATACGCTGGGACTCGTCTTCTATAAAAAAGGTTTAATGTCCGAATCCATTTATGAATTTAACGAAGCTATCCGTTTAAATCCCGATTTTAAAGAAGCCCGCTTTTACCTCCAAAATATACATAAAAACATATTGAAAGGGATTTGA
- a CDS encoding potassium channel family protein: MALRISDVKLRSILKSPYLIYPAGILALILIYTGIFLMLPNEFNPHSRDVYTAIYWVVVTMTTTGLGDIYPVTVMGKLFTMLVILSGIAIFFAVVLPLMITPSIERWIKSPKGKPPERLKGHVIICGYNALVDSLITELADAGKPLVIIDESSQSVHDLQLRGFYAISGDSTDEKTLKIAQVDKASTLIANEGEDKDAAVVLTASQMSGCKIIALVERLDLAEYLKYAGADIVISPKQILGINMGMTAISSINFEVTNVVDLGEDMKICKLPVYPDNPMVGKKLKELGIREKTGANIVGAFKDGKFIINPPADMEVDEATVLMAIGNDRQLHDMSDMGRIVGQVCGGKRIIAGYGDVGREVAKQFDKRGISYTIIDLKPHEGLEQVVGDSTDQETLKKAGIADASTIVVTLNDDNKNLLTVLLARNMNRHVNIIARANLDNNVSKIYRAGADYVTSLSTTGGQIMARVVEKGVFEDTVILSENVLLYKFHVKGSALEGKAINETEMRSKTGCSIVGVIDAGRFTPNPEPSLVLSQDSIILTIGTYKQLEACAAAYSLKKAIE, translated from the coding sequence ATGGCCCTACGAATCTCGGACGTCAAGCTGAGGAGCATCCTTAAATCTCCTTACCTCATCTATCCGGCAGGTATCCTGGCCCTGATACTCATTTATACGGGCATCTTCCTGATGCTCCCGAACGAGTTCAACCCGCATAGCCGTGATGTTTATACGGCAATCTACTGGGTCGTCGTCACTATGACGACCACCGGATTAGGCGACATTTACCCGGTCACCGTGATGGGGAAGCTCTTCACGATGTTGGTCATCCTGTCCGGCATCGCCATCTTTTTCGCCGTCGTCCTGCCCCTGATGATCACGCCGAGCATCGAGCGCTGGATCAAGTCCCCGAAAGGCAAGCCGCCGGAGCGCCTTAAGGGCCACGTCATCATCTGCGGGTATAATGCCCTCGTGGATTCGCTCATCACCGAGCTGGCGGACGCGGGCAAACCGCTCGTGATCATAGACGAGTCGAGCCAGAGCGTCCACGACCTTCAGCTCCGGGGGTTCTATGCCATATCCGGCGATTCGACTGACGAGAAGACGCTGAAAATAGCGCAGGTCGATAAGGCATCGACGCTCATCGCGAACGAGGGCGAGGATAAGGATGCGGCCGTCGTCCTTACGGCGTCTCAGATGTCGGGCTGCAAGATCATCGCGCTGGTCGAGCGGCTGGACCTGGCCGAATACCTGAAGTACGCCGGAGCGGACATCGTGATATCGCCTAAACAGATTCTCGGCATCAACATGGGCATGACCGCCATCTCGTCCATCAACTTCGAAGTCACCAACGTCGTGGACCTCGGGGAGGACATGAAGATCTGTAAGCTCCCCGTCTACCCGGATAATCCCATGGTCGGAAAAAAGCTGAAGGAGCTCGGGATCCGGGAAAAGACGGGCGCGAACATCGTCGGGGCGTTCAAGGATGGCAAGTTCATCATCAATCCGCCGGCTGACATGGAGGTGGACGAGGCTACCGTTCTAATGGCCATCGGTAACGACCGCCAGCTCCACGACATGAGCGACATGGGGCGGATCGTTGGCCAGGTCTGCGGCGGAAAGAGGATCATCGCCGGCTATGGGGACGTGGGCCGGGAGGTCGCGAAGCAGTTCGATAAGAGGGGCATATCCTACACGATCATCGACCTTAAGCCGCATGAGGGGCTGGAACAGGTCGTTGGCGACTCCACGGACCAGGAGACGCTGAAGAAGGCCGGCATCGCCGACGCTTCGACCATCGTGGTGACGCTGAACGACGATAACAAGAACCTGCTGACCGTACTCCTGGCCCGGAACATGAACCGCCACGTGAACATCATCGCCCGGGCCAACCTGGACAATAACGTGAGCAAGATATATCGCGCAGGCGCGGATTACGTGACGTCGCTGTCCACGACGGGCGGCCAGATCATGGCGCGCGTCGTGGAAAAGGGCGTCTTCGAGGATACGGTGATACTGTCGGAGAACGTGCTGCTGTACAAGTTCCACGTTAAGGGCTCGGCCCTGGAAGGCAAGGCCATAAATGAAACGGAGATGCGGTCGAAAACCGGCTGCTCCATCGTCGGCGTCATTGACGCCGGGCGGTTCACGCCGAACCCGGAGCCTTCGCTGGTCCTGAGCCAGGACTCGATCATCCTCACCATCGGCACCTATAAGCAGCTCGAGGCCTGCGCTGCGGCCTACAGCCTGAAAAAGGCCATCGAGTAA
- a CDS encoding phosphate-starvation-inducible PsiE family protein has translation MASDRSGSITNVLDRVETGIYLLVALFLSIMALMTFFVVALDLSHFFTDTASLDIIDSALNSLLVALIITGLIQTVIVYIKIHTLDLRLILGVGLTAMIRRVLVFGVEKSITWEQMAVTALLILVIIIGIYLIGEKKSA, from the coding sequence ATGGCATCCGACAGAAGTGGCAGTATCACCAACGTACTTGACAGGGTGGAGACGGGCATATACCTGCTGGTAGCTCTTTTTTTAAGTATCATGGCGCTGATGACCTTCTTCGTCGTTGCTCTGGACCTGTCGCATTTCTTTACGGATACTGCGAGCCTTGATATCATCGACTCGGCCCTAAACAGCCTTTTAGTCGCTCTGATAATAACCGGCCTTATCCAGACTGTCATCGTTTACATCAAGATCCATACCCTGGACCTGCGGCTCATCCTGGGCGTCGGCCTGACGGCCATGATCCGGCGTGTCCTGGTCTTCGGCGTGGAGAAGAGCATCACCTGGGAGCAGATGGCCGTGACCGCGCTGCTCATTCTCGTCATTATCATCGGCATCTACCTGATCGGCGAAAAGAAGAGCGCGTAA
- a CDS encoding DUF4386 domain-containing protein codes for MDSETGKINSIKNTARIVGVLYIIGTVAGILSVVITGPILNTPDYLAKIPANESQVIMGALFILIMGLALAMVPVLMYPVLKKFNETLALGYVVFRGGLETFTYFAVVISILLLLPLGRAFIQAGAPDQSDFQAMGTLLQGAKAISANLTEIVFPLGALMFYYVLYRSRLIPRWISGWGLIAVALFIAEALLNLFGVITPDSIIQTLLVLPMAVQEMVMAIWLIVKGFDPSAIASISAGADHDKVAMAVNLAK; via the coding sequence ATGGATAGTGAAACTGGTAAAATAAACTCTATAAAAAATACCGCAAGGATCGTGGGAGTATTATATATTATCGGAACGGTCGCAGGCATACTGAGCGTTGTCATTACCGGGCCGATTTTAAATACACCAGATTATCTGGCGAAAATACCGGCAAATGAAAGCCAGGTGATCATGGGAGCGCTTTTCATATTGATAATGGGCCTGGCACTGGCGATGGTCCCGGTCTTAATGTATCCCGTCTTAAAAAAATTTAATGAAACCCTGGCTCTCGGGTACGTCGTTTTCCGGGGAGGGCTCGAGACATTTACCTATTTTGCAGTGGTCATCAGCATCCTGTTACTATTGCCATTAGGCCGGGCATTCATTCAGGCCGGAGCCCCGGATCAATCCGATTTTCAAGCAATGGGGACTTTATTACAGGGAGCAAAGGCGATCAGCGCGAATCTTACGGAAATCGTGTTTCCCCTTGGTGCCCTGATGTTTTATTATGTCTTATACCGGTCGAGGCTAATACCTCGCTGGATATCAGGCTGGGGCCTCATTGCAGTCGCCTTGTTTATAGCCGAGGCCTTGTTAAATCTGTTCGGCGTCATCACCCCGGACTCGATCATCCAGACTCTGCTCGTCCTTCCGATGGCAGTGCAGGAAATGGTCATGGCCATATGGCTGATCGTTAAAGGATTCGATCCATCCGCAATCGCTTCCATATCTGCCGGAGCCGATCATGATAAGGTCGCGATGGCGGTAAACTTAGCTAAATAA